DNA from Brassica napus cultivar Da-Ae chromosome C4, Da-Ae, whole genome shotgun sequence:
ataacaataatatgtaaacatacaacataaaaaaatggaaaaactacattaaacatatgtaagattaccatttttcactaaaaaaacggcttatctccgTAATGTAAcattatcattttataaaaaaagaaaaaaaaacataaatataactatttgactatttgtccaagttcttctattaaacattgccgttttacattaaaaatgaaaaaaaaacattaagatttaaacatctatcttaaaatataaaatatagatattaactaaatataaagtataagaaagaaaaaaatactcaatatatagaaaaaaaataatagttaaatattataaatatatgaattatatatacaataataagtaaatgcacaatttttaaaatatggaaagagtacattaaatattaaaaatttatcttaaaatgtaaatatagatataaagtaaatagaaagtataaaaaaaagaaatacacaacttaaaaacaatgaaaaaagtatattaatatttaaacatctatcttaaaatgtaaaatatagatattacgcaaatagaaagtataagaaaaggaaatacacaatttaaaatatggaaaaagtacattagtatttaaacatctatcttaaaatgtaaatctatcttaaaatataaaattattagtaaatagaaagtataagaaatagaaatacacaatataaagaaaaataaataataactaaatatataatataagtaaatacgaaatttaaaaatggaaaattacattaagatttaaaaatatatcttaaaatttaaaatatagatattacgtaaatagaaagtataacaaattgaaatatacaatttaaagaaaatggaaaatgtacattaagatttaaacatctatcttaaaatataaaatagagatattaagtaaataaaaagtacaagaaatggaaatacatatacaggaaaataaacaataagtaaataatgtaaatatataatatatgaattatatatataataataagtaaatacacaattttgttttaaaaatggaaaaggttctttaagcattaaacatctatcttaaaatgtaaaatatataatataagtaaatacacaatttaaaaaatagaaaaagcacattaagatttaaatatctattttaaaatataaaatatagatgttacgtaaataaaaaatataagaaatggaaataaacatttaaaaaaatggaaaaaagtacattaagatttaaacatctatcttaaaatgtacatccattgtaaaatggtagtaaattatataaaaatgaaaataccacattaaacaaaaaaaaataaaaatgtatagttttacatcaagaaatttcctataaaattcattattctatcaacatcaacctcacactatcaaggaaaacttcaaagcactcgagcaaaaaaatagttccaccatcaactcttgccgtcccaaaaacctttaatgaccttgaaggagattttttataacaacgaactttttgttaggtggattcattgttggaaaacccgcaacttccaaaagtcaaacttattcatgggaattgaattgctttttaTAGACTCAAAtgtattcttataaatttaaattaatctaatccataattttattgttaatattcatactaactctttcatgatcaaaccattacagttaataaccattcaagcgtttatcccgaaacacttctttcctcgccgaatcaggtattggttcatgttggtttaatattatttttggtttattaaccggtttaggatggtcctattgtaaatataatttaagttggtttagcatatattatgcttaaaataacttaaattaaataatagtaatattatgcttaaaatataattttagagagttttcaaatatagtttacaaaacataataggtgatgaatttaatttattaaattcgtttattacttaaaactaagtttttttaaaaacatactgagttatatatatcaatgatggattggtgagtataatatgaagacaaaaataaaaatatttcattttcaagataagaaattcagcttttattcagttactcaatatataatatcttaaattattttttaaaaaatatacataatttatatatatatattaatcttccaaacttaaaatattatattatatatgaataatattttaaaataaaaataatttctgatttaaaaaaaataaaaacaacaaatgttattttcaaataatggatgtaatttacattatactatcatttaacaagtattagatacgttttgatatatcattattttctatttccagaaaaaataaattgttaaaatcaatatcatctaggttaagtatactaacagcacaaattcaaacatcacaaaaaatatttacacaaacattataatataataatttaatcaaaaaatacaattcaaaaaaataatattcaaaagaatagttatagacttaatatttgaaaatcaaagatactttttctaaaattgtaattacctggccaaggagatcaaccatctttttacggatcgattgattgttgagcatgtggtcgatccgaaaatactctgcagtttaattaaatatctaaaacatttattccaacactcaacagatagttttgctaaatatgataactagatagccaacaaaattacaaaaaaaatatttaaatagtaaaaaatatgttaatttaacgtgttaaaatttaaaaataaattttaattatgacatgcatcttaacatttatataaatatatatcataacctaaatataaataatttaacaacttaaattagaaaaaaaataaaaatcccgggcgtagcctgggttaatccctagtctatcttaaaatataaaattattagtaaatagaaagtataagaaatagaaatacacaatataaagaaaaataaataataagtaaatatataatataagtaaatatgcaatttaaaaatgaaaaattacattaagatttaaaaatatatcttaaaatttaaaatatagatattacgtaaatagaaagtataacaaatggaaatatacaatttaaagaaaatggaaaatgtacattaagatttaaacatctatcttaaaatgtaaaatagagatattaagtaaataaaaagtacaagaaatggaaatacatataccggaaaataaataataattaaataatgtaaatatataatatatgaattatatatataataataagtaaatacacaatttttttaaaaaaatggaaaaagttcattaagcattaaacatttatcttaaaatgtaaaatatataatataagtaaatacacaatttaaaaaaatggaaaaagtacattaagatttaaatatctatttaaaaatataaaatataaatatagatattacgtaaataaaaaatataagaaatggaaatgaaaatttaaaaaatggaaaaaatacattaagatttaaacatctatcttaaaatgtacatctatcttaaaatggtagtaaattatataaaaatggaaataccacattaaaaaaaaatgtatagctTTGCATCAAGAAAGTTcctttaaaattcattattccatcaacatcaacctcacactattaagaaaaacttcaaagcactcgagcaaaaaaatggttccaccatcaactcttgccgtcccaaaaacctttaatgactttgaaggagattttttataacaacgaactttttgttaggtggattcattgttgagaaacccgcaacttccaaaagccaaacttattcatgggaattgaattgcttttcatagactcaaatgtattcttacaaatttaaattaatctaatccataattttattgttaatattcatattactctttcatgatcaaaacattacagttaataaccattcaagcgtttatcccgaaacacttctttcctcgccgaatcaggtattggttcatgttggtttagtactatttttggtttattaaccggtttaggatggtcctattgtaaatataatttaagttggtttagcatatattatgcttaaaataacttaaattaaataatagtaatattatgtttaaaatataattttagagaattttcaaatatagtttacaaaacattataggtgatgaatttaatttattaaattcgtttattacttaaaactaagttttttaaataacatactgagttataaatatcaatgctcgattggtgagtataacatgaagacaaaaatataaatatttcattttcaagataagaaattcagcttttattcagttactcaatatataatatcttaaattattttttaaaaaatatacataatttttatatatatatatatattaatcttccaaacttaaactattatattatatattaataatgtttttaaataaaagtaatttctgattttaaaaaaaataaaaacaacaaatggttattttcaaataatggatgtaatttacattatactatcatttaacaagtattaaatacgttttgatatattattattttctattttcagaaaaaaataaattgttaaacatcaatatcttctaggttaagtatactaacatcacaaattcaaacatcacaaaaaaatatttatataaacattataatacaataatttaatcaaaaaatacaattaaaaaaatattcaaaagaatagttatatacttaatatttgaaaatcagagatatttttgctaaaattgtacttaccagGCCAAgaagatcgaccatctttttaattatgttaatttaacttgttaaaatttaaaaataaattttaattatgacatgcatcttaacatttatataaatatatatcataacctaaatataaataatttaacaacttaaattagaaaaaaaaaaaaaatctcgggcgtagcccggatTAATCCCTagtctataataataaagttgaCCTGAGTCTCCCCTCAGCGCGCTACTGCTCCAAAACTTGACACGTGGAAGCTTCTCTAATCATCTAAACCTGCTTTTTCGCTGAGTTATTTTGAATGggctttttaacttttaattatacTGGCCCAATAGTTAATAGAGTTATCAAATCATCTGCCGCATTAACCCAAGAATTTAAATAATTGTCACCATTTCCCCCACTCTCTTGCATTCAATCAGCCTCAACATTCTTCAAGGTAACCGATACAAGCATGTTCTTGCTACTAATACTCACCGAATCATCAGCAGGCACATCACGGGATGGGTTTGTCAATCAGTCATTTCACTTTCGGCTTTGTTCCTCTCAAAGATTCTTACGACTTTCATGAAGCTTCGGAGAGATCTCAAAACGTCGGCAGCCATGTTGAGCACCAAAGTCTAGAGAATGATAACCCAGCTAATCGTATGTTTCCTTTGATCTTTTCTCTTTCATATGTTTGTGTCATGACTACTTTTAAGGTTTCTTCAAAGTGTAAGATAcagaataattaatttttggaaTTCCAAGTTATCAATATGCGTTTTCTTATTCGTCTTCTGGTCTTTTGGTATTAGTCATGCTGAAAGCGTGGACCCATCAAGAGTGAGTTTATTagttaaaaaatggaaatacatatccAATGCGCTAGAGACTTGGTAAAAACCACATGGGAACTCAGAATCAATCAAACTGaaaatatgtaattaaaatatCAAGCGTTTCAGGTTTTGCTAGACACATTAGAAATTTAGAGAGCAGGTTAGCCAGATACTATTATCCCATTTTGCTGGCTAAGTGGCCAGAGTTAGGACCGGTGTCATAAAATTTCCACCCTTTTCTTTTTCCAAGCACCATCATGTCGACCTTATTAATTATTATCTGCTTGAGGATCCCAACCCAAGGATATTGTAGCCTGTACGATCTTCCCTCGAAAACCTTATTAAGGCAAGCATCACCTTATGAACatattttctagagaacatAAACACACGTTCTTGATTTGGTTACTGTTATTAATCTCAGTGTTAGCTCAATGAGAATAACAAATGTCAAGGCTCAAAAGTCAAAATAGACCATGTCAtctaaaacaaaattaagataGAAGAGACGCaaaagcatctccaatgtattattccattttttactctaaaatggtAAGACACAAAAATGGAGTTgagttttactccaatgtattactccattttttattccaaaataatattccaaaataattccacttttattaaattaataattgttaTCAATACCTTCTACTTACAAAACttccataaaaatataatttatttaaattaaaaatttattattaaaaagtacaataatcataaatatataagatatcatATTTTGGTTCAATAATgaacattataatatttttcccACAATGGTCAACTAATGCattttataatgaataataatgaGTTTATTTCTATTTGACTTTCCTAAATCGAGCAAGAAAACTTTAAAATCGGTCATTTTTATCGTTTGGGCAATACTTCACCGATCTTGGCGGTTCCATAAATGATTTACCGgatgattaaattatttattttattttttatgcttagttttggtatttttattattttatgcatttttatttaaaattattaaataatctcTATTGGAAATCatattttcatgttattgtactatttttaaatatttaagtattaaataaaaagaggaaaaagtatgaaatcaaatatttaagatttaaaagatttttctataaattaaaaaagtcCAACTTCAAAATGGAGCAATGACTAGAGTTACTACAAGATGATGTTTGGAGTAAAAAATTGAATAGGGTTAGAGATATCCTAATGTGTTAGTTATTTTGTCCATTAAATCTAATGTATTGAACCCAATTCATGATTCTTAAGTCTCTGCATCATTTGAGtcagtaatttttaaataaattgttatCGTTTTCAGGATACCAATGAATTCAAAaataacatacaaaaaataatatttggcaCACATAATCCACTCAAAATAAACTTGTGATCtctaaataaataacaaaatagtgaaagttatatttattattaaaaacatatttatatattcagaTGATCATTCAAATATAAGATGTTTCTATATTATTTCTAATTTACTATCTCGTCCGTAGGGTGGGCCAAACCCtagtagaaaatattttaaaatccgAAGCAAAGAGTACAACACTCGGAACGAAATGGACCTGACGTTTTATGGTAAATCCGTTGACCCAATTGATGGTTAGGCTCTAACAAACTGAATTGTGCTGAATTTAGGAAATCGTATATACATAACAATGGCTTTAAACTATTAAAGTGATCATACGTCGACATGTCCTAAACCGGCTGCTTCTTGTTCATTGAATTGTCCTCGACTTTAGATTATGACATTTATCTATAAGACTACAACTGTGGtctgtgtatgtatatattatacttgTAAGTTTTAGATATGGATTTGCATTATTGTGCGTGAGGTCATACATAACATTACGTATGTAGCAGCAACGTTTTAATTATAGAAAACGTATAAATCGGCTccacatcttcatcatcatgtgaCGACATTGTTAAAGACATTGTTTCGGTTTCGGTTTCTTCACAACTAACAATACGTACGTCAATAGACTCAATACCTAAGCCCAGGGCCGGCTCAACGTTTTAGGGGGCCCTAgggcaaatttttttttttatcctttaaaatttatatgtagataatgtttaaaatatttttaaattttaatcagtaatattttgtatatttgtaatgaaaataaaactatatacatatcaaataattttagatcCTTTTCaatgttatttattattttttatatataaatatataaatttattaaaaaaaatagatcccTTAGCTATTATTATAGGGGGGACACGGGTTTGGGCCCGGGACggtcgcaccgcttgtcccCCCTTCTGAGCCGGCCCTGCCTAAGCCGCTCTAATATACTCCTAtgaggttatatatatatatattaattatttttattactttgtcTGTGATGAATACTTAGTATCAGACAACTTTGTCTGTGATTAATACTTGGTATTAAATGCCAAATTTCGTAACTGAGCAAAATCTCTTGGATATATGAGAGTagtcaattttaaaattataaattatatattttaagtatagtattttcaaaaaaaaaagtatagtaTTCTCGAAACtatatgaatatttaattataattttaaaatgatagatttatcatgaattttaaacCTTGAAAGAGATTTCTGtttgaaataatataatttatgtttaaagttTGAAAATTTCACCTGATAACTTTACAACGGATGCCTTAATTGCTATTCCCTCTGTATCACTTTAAgtgatttttaaagattttgcacatggattaaggaaacacaaaattctatataatttattttggttatataaaaatatcattaaatgaaattaattcaaccaataaaaaaaagttcaatattttgtaattagtcataaaattcaaatgatattaaattCTACCTAGAATAATGATAACatcaattattttgaaacaattttttttttctaaacatcAATTAACTGATACGGAGGGAGTATCACTTGTCACCACGTCATGCTTCAGGTTTTAGGTAAAATAGTAATTTGTCGACTAATTTGACTATTTTACTCCGTTTAATGCTTAATTACAAGTTTAACCGTTTTGAGTCACCAACCCAATATTAATTGTTGGTCGTCGTTACTCATTAATGCTCATACCTCAGTTGCTGACCACATTATTACTCTTAAACTATCTGTTGACGAATAATTAACTATGGATCTTCTGTATGcgcaattaataaaatttatatcaattcTATTAACTTGCACCCAgagttacctttttttttgtaacgaCTCAGAGTATCTAGCTATgtacaacaaataaaaatatatattccgtttttttttgttggaattaaaaatgtttaccaaaaatgaaaaaaaaaaacaaagaaagtagACAAGGATGGTTAGTACTGGGGGAAATGCAGAGGAGAaccaagataaaaaaaacataagtttttcattccatttttaaatatagatataacatgatattttttttttttagtatataaTGTCAGAAACATATTTGCAATACATgtgaaaaatgtaaaatacaTTTGTATAACTTATAAATCGGagtattgtttttttatataagaatcTATGCATGTGTTTTAGCGTCTCACACTTGCACATGATTTATTATAATGTCTTGTTGTGTTTATTATAATAGTATAGTACGAAGTACCACAAGATTGAATTTCTCTTCAATATCATAGTTAACTACCGTTTATTTTCCCATTATTTTTGCTGACTAATTATACTCTTCATAAAAATATGCATTGGTcgttactattattttttactttttatatagCAAACGACAACCAATAGGTAAATTTATAATACCACCACTGTATTTATTATTAGAATTGACCAAGAAAATAGGAGCGTCTCGTCTTATTTTGATGgactttctttttattaaaatgatgtatttttctttataaacgAAGCCCCCTCTTTTGCTCCTTCATTCACCTGGTTGTTGGTACTTGGTATCTCCacagagaaaaataaaataaaatgatcaactTGATTAGTTCTCTCGAACTCTCATCTCTCACTCTTGAAGATCCATGGCCTGCTTTCTAGCCTAAGTTTCCTCTGTTTTCTTATCGAGTCTTTCTTGGTTTCTTCATCATACTCTTAAAACGTTTTCTAAAAATCATGGGGACTGGAGAAAAAGCTCTGAAAGGCTTCCATTTACTTCGCAAACAAACGGTCAAAAACAAAGATGTTCCAAAAGGATGCTTAGCGATCAAAGTTGGATCACAAGGAGAAGAACAACAAAGATTTGTAGTTCCTGTTTTGTATTTTAACCATCCTTTGTTCATGCAGCTCTTGAAAGAAGCAGAAGATGAGTATGGATTCGATCAAAAGGGCACCATCACAATTCCATGCGACGTTGCG
Protein-coding regions in this window:
- the LOC106449664 gene encoding auxin-responsive protein SAUR32-like, which encodes MGTGEKALKGFHLLRKQTVKNKDVPKGCLAIKVGSQGEEQQRFVVPVLYFNHPLFMQLLKEAEDEYGFDQKGTITIPCDVAEFRYVQDLIDGERSVNHNHHHRHSGRDQYHHLVGCFRG